Within Theileria orientalis strain Shintoku DNA, chromosome 4, complete genome, the genomic segment CAAGGCGCTGAGAAAACGCTGGAACAGCTTAAGAGTGAGGTACTGAGTAAAAAATGCCTGCGATGCGATAAAAAGCTGGCTGAAACAGGAGCAATGGTCAGGTCATCGCTAAGGGAGCCAATATCGGTAGCAAGAATAGGCTTTATAGAGTCAGAACCGGACGCGTTCTTTGCGTTCTACGTGCACTCATCCCTGGATCCAAAGAACTCTAGAACGTACTCAGGGTCGGCAGCCTCGATACTGTCGATAGGACTTGATGAGTCGAACGTGGATTCATTTTACAGCTACTTTgaggaaaaaatagaacCATCGGAAGATAACTGCTGTATGACAGCATCAGGGTGCGTGTACTCAGGCCTGAGGAACATAGTCAATTTGAACAGTGAATCTGAGCTCGACGGTGTAAAAAGGTTTCTAAGGGACTTGGCAATTCACGTGGTAGCAGAGAAGCCTAAAGACATAGTAAGTTCAATGTAGTAGCCAGATGGCCAGTAAATTCCTTTTACAGTTGAGACGCACACACAAATTGCCTTAGGACGTCGAGAGGTATGACAAAGAGGGCTTAGAGGAGTccaagaaggagctggaagcGCTTCTGCGCAGCGGCAAGCCCAAGGAGATAGCAGAAAAGATAGTAAAGGGTAAGTTGAAAAAGAAGTACGGGGAGAGCGTGCTAATGGACCAGGTAAgcatttacacacattcaCTCTCCACATAGATAAACATAGATACACAGATAATCACACGCAGTAATTAATAATCACACACAGGCTTGGACGTTCGGTGACAGTAAAACAGTGTCCCAGGTCATAGAGGAAACTTCCAGGAAActtggaaaaaatataaaacttaaaaagTTTATAACATACTCAATCACAGACGACCTGATCAGCTACAAGCATCCGAAAGATTGTTCATTCTACaacacaaacataaaattttaattaatgtttaataagTATTGTGTAAACAAATGTTCGTTTATTCAACACGACAACTAACGTGGCAACTAGTTTAATATGTATTGGGGAGGTGATGAACATTCATGGAATGTTACGAAAGAATGTTGGCGGAACCCAGTTGTTCAACAAAATCCTCGGGCCTGTCGAAGAAGGTAGACCCATAGAGAATCTAAGCATGGGTTTATTTAGTCATGGTTAGTTAAAGTGATCAGGTTAACGAAATAATAAGTACGGATAGCTAGTGGCATAAATACGACGATCATTAGTAAACCAATAATTAAAGTAAGTACGGATAACTAGTGTCATAAATACAACGATCAGGTACGTACCGTGTGTTTCAGTCTGGCGGCAAGCTCCGACATGGCGAGCGCTTCATTGTAGGAGGCGCCCCCAACCACGAAGACTATGCACTTTTTGGAAGTGACCCTCTTGTTTGACTTGGTGGAGACCTTGTCGGACGTTTTGGGGTCATAGAGCACGAAGTCCTCTGAAATGCCCTCCATGTTCGCTATTAAGTTCTCTACTATCTTGACCATGTGGAGGTTTTTCTTCCTAGGCAGCAGGTTGCGCACTCCCTAAAGCAATTTTCGTTCCGTCAGCGGTAGTCTAACTCGTATATACCACGCATCATTTGTAACACTGTAACCTAGCAACTACCCATGTACTAATACCAGTTAAAGCAGTTGCATACAGGCCCATCGGTGTGCCTGTGTACTCACCTTAAACAAGTTGTACCCCGTGCCTATTA encodes:
- a CDS encoding uncharacterized protein (translation elongation factor EFTs/EF1B family protein), which encodes MAYWSPLITIFFHFFSIKCSSLSNSCYTRKNAYRSLFIRDSRVGNGNVSHLGRINGVNSSERSEDSGSEVTDMAKKIKLLRSNTGRGAQDCFKAINEAKGDVRLASQILMNSLDDNKASNEGSESELVLMLQGTIAVSCSPKLCSIVDVRCDSDFVANNKLFTNLAKSFANAAMEWKQESQGAEKTLEQLKSEVLSKKCLRCDKKLAETGAMVRSSLREPISVARIGFIESEPDAFFAFYVHSSLDPKNSRTYSGSAASILSIGLDESNVDSFYSYFEEKIEPSEDNCCMTASGCVYSGLRNIVNLNSESELDGVKRFLRDLAIHVVAEKPKDIDVERYDKEGLEESKKELEALLRSGKPKEIAEKIVKGKLKKKYGESVLMDQAWTFGDSKTVSQVIEETSRKLGKNIKLKKFITYSITDDLISYKHPKDCSFYNTNIKF